A window of the Lysinibacillus irui genome harbors these coding sequences:
- a CDS encoding amino acid ABC transporter permease: MADYWQTMIWPMLEGAKMTVLLFIIAIVVSIPLGFLLTLAVKSRIKPLAWLAHTYIYIMRGTPLLLQLLLICFGLPMLPVIGEYLVLDRFVAACLGFILNYAAYFAEIFRGGLLAIDKGQYEAAQVLGLSKWHTTTRVILPQMFRVALPALSNESVTLIKDTALLYAVAVPELLHFAQTAVNRDFTIMPFFIAGAIYLVMTLVLTMFFKGLEKRFKFE; encoded by the coding sequence ATGGCGGATTACTGGCAAACTATGATATGGCCGATGCTAGAAGGTGCGAAAATGACGGTTTTACTGTTTATTATCGCTATTGTGGTATCGATTCCATTAGGCTTTTTACTAACTCTTGCGGTAAAAAGTCGCATTAAACCACTCGCATGGCTTGCACATACGTATATATATATCATGCGTGGTACACCACTTTTACTACAATTATTATTAATTTGTTTCGGTTTACCTATGCTACCAGTAATCGGTGAATATTTAGTGCTCGATCGATTTGTAGCCGCTTGTCTCGGCTTTATTTTAAATTATGCTGCCTACTTCGCAGAAATATTCCGTGGTGGTCTTCTAGCTATTGATAAAGGACAATATGAGGCAGCACAGGTACTCGGCTTATCTAAATGGCACACAACAACACGTGTCATTTTGCCACAAATGTTCCGCGTTGCTTTACCAGCTTTATCCAACGAATCAGTTACACTCATAAAGGATACAGCCCTGCTCTATGCAGTAGCAGTTCCAGAATTACTGCATTTTGCACAAACCGCCGTGAATCGTGATTTCACAATTATGCCTTTCTTTATCGCTGGCGCTATTTACTTAGTTATGACTCTTGTCTTAACAATGTTCTTTAAAGGGCTAGAAAAACGCTTTAAATTTGAATAG
- a CDS encoding amino acid ABC transporter substrate-binding protein codes for MKRIITLFMMLTAVIVLAACGSSKDNKAGKDETTADQEKIIIGIDDKFAPMGFRDDKNDIVGFDIDLARAAADHMGVEAEFQPIDWKTKEAELLSGRIDLIWNGYTITDERKEKVLFTKPYLENAQVVMTKADSKISKLSDLAGQEVGIQSLSSASDALNGHPIHKEVKQITEFADNVLALSDLKTGRIDAVVIDAVVAEYYMTQEPDTFKLLEESLAPEQYGIGVKPGNEALLEKLQAALDKMNEDGTSADISTKWFGEDKVLK; via the coding sequence ATGAAACGTATAATAACTTTATTCATGATGCTAACAGCAGTCATTGTTTTAGCAGCATGTGGTTCATCGAAAGATAACAAAGCAGGAAAAGACGAAACAACTGCTGATCAAGAAAAGATTATTATTGGTATTGACGATAAATTTGCACCTATGGGCTTCCGAGATGATAAAAATGACATCGTTGGGTTCGATATTGATTTAGCACGAGCAGCGGCTGATCATATGGGTGTCGAAGCAGAATTCCAACCAATCGATTGGAAAACAAAAGAGGCTGAATTACTCAGTGGACGTATTGATTTAATTTGGAACGGTTATACCATTACAGATGAGCGCAAAGAAAAAGTATTATTTACAAAGCCTTATCTCGAAAACGCTCAAGTTGTTATGACAAAAGCAGATTCAAAGATTTCTAAACTAAGTGATTTAGCTGGACAAGAAGTCGGAATTCAATCCCTTTCTTCTGCATCCGATGCATTAAACGGTCACCCAATTCACAAAGAAGTAAAACAAATTACAGAGTTTGCAGATAACGTTTTAGCTTTATCCGATTTAAAAACAGGCCGTATTGATGCCGTTGTCATTGATGCTGTTGTTGCAGAATATTACATGACACAGGAGCCTGATACATTCAAATTATTAGAGGAATCACTGGCACCTGAACAATACGGAATTGGTGTGAAGCCAGGCAATGAAGCATTGTTGGAAAAACTACAGGCCGCATTAGACAAAATGAATGAGGACGGTACGTCAGCTGACATTTCAACAAAATGGTTTGGTGAAGATAAAGTATTAAAGTAA
- a CDS encoding ribonuclease HI family protein, producing the protein MLEVYIDAASAGNPGPSGIGLFIKGEGHHIQISEYIGETNNHIAEFTALVRGLEEAQKLGSSLVSVRSDSKIVVASMEKEYVKNEEFKPYLEKALALSTNFDLFFIKWVPDSQNKAADALARKAIQSKNS; encoded by the coding sequence ATGTTAGAAGTTTATATCGATGCTGCCAGTGCAGGAAATCCTGGTCCAAGTGGTATTGGACTTTTTATTAAAGGGGAAGGCCATCATATCCAAATTAGTGAATATATCGGTGAAACGAACAACCATATCGCCGAATTTACAGCATTAGTACGCGGACTTGAAGAAGCGCAAAAACTAGGCTCTTCCCTTGTATCCGTACGCTCCGATTCCAAAATTGTAGTTGCTTCTATGGAAAAAGAATATGTCAAAAATGAGGAATTTAAACCTTATTTAGAAAAAGCTTTAGCACTCTCCACAAACTTTGATTTATTCTTTATCAAATGGGTGCCTGATTCACAAAACAAAGCAGCTGATGCATTAGCACGAAAAGCGATCCAAAGCAAAAATAGCTAA
- a CDS encoding zinc-finger domain-containing protein, which yields MDKVTVMKDIDELHDTYCADCLVIKQLRKERGKPGAHRFCIEACSVGEKLQFLGEELLKVYSK from the coding sequence ATGGATAAAGTGACGGTTATGAAGGATATTGACGAACTGCATGATACGTATTGTGCGGATTGCTTAGTCATCAAGCAATTGCGTAAAGAACGTGGTAAACCAGGGGCTCATCGTTTCTGTATTGAGGCCTGTTCAGTTGGAGAAAAGCTACAGTTTTTAGGAGAAGAGCTTCTGAAAGTTTATAGTAAATAA
- a CDS encoding SEC-C domain-containing protein, translating into MVKRNDPCPCGSGKKYKKCCEGKQQVTVETVQIEELERVLQTFYLEYPDRKDVRAYIEHVGTWQPKLESVLQRELIEAIALDDFFFHQEPSIWKSYLKKTKKKAVRPSTVKVLENWSQPTLFIGTVSVVEEKYFKANHSLTNEELYIRRENDKPIPEGMHVFAFILPDGTNKSTHYLAVSTLIFFPEDHAKVFEEFKKKFEASDKKVGTFLKEEQLAFWELLVSNGYKGEEFTNFESNVLTQVKDFLEQNDRETAPILELLEDYLIEGQPTARKEAAIAAGAIRYGQEKELFESLSMTVKEIAATFDISASSLTKYYQDLSSYAETK; encoded by the coding sequence ATGGTAAAACGTAATGATCCATGCCCATGCGGTAGCGGCAAAAAATATAAAAAATGTTGTGAAGGCAAACAGCAAGTAACAGTGGAAACAGTACAAATCGAAGAACTAGAGCGTGTGCTACAAACATTTTACTTAGAATATCCTGATCGTAAAGATGTTCGTGCTTATATCGAGCATGTGGGCACATGGCAGCCTAAATTAGAGAGCGTTTTACAGCGTGAGCTGATTGAAGCTATCGCGTTAGACGACTTTTTCTTCCATCAAGAGCCATCTATTTGGAAAAGCTACTTAAAGAAAACAAAGAAAAAGGCTGTAAGACCTTCTACAGTTAAAGTACTTGAAAACTGGTCTCAGCCGACTTTATTTATCGGTACAGTATCTGTTGTTGAAGAAAAATATTTCAAAGCTAATCATTCCCTTACAAATGAAGAGCTATATATTCGTCGTGAAAATGACAAACCAATTCCTGAAGGTATGCATGTATTTGCCTTTATCTTACCAGACGGAACAAATAAATCGACACATTATTTAGCTGTGTCTACATTGATTTTCTTCCCTGAAGATCATGCGAAAGTATTTGAAGAATTCAAGAAAAAATTTGAAGCATCAGACAAGAAGGTTGGCACATTCTTAAAAGAAGAGCAACTTGCCTTCTGGGAGTTACTTGTATCCAATGGCTATAAAGGTGAGGAATTCACAAACTTTGAGAGCAATGTCCTAACACAAGTGAAGGACTTCTTAGAGCAAAATGATCGTGAAACAGCACCGATACTTGAGTTATTAGAGGACTATCTAATTGAAGGTCAACCAACTGCACGCAAAGAAGCAGCTATTGCAGCTGGTGCCATTCGCTATGGTCAGGAAAAGGAGCTGTTCGAGTCCCTTTCGATGACAGTTAAAGAAATCGCCGCGACATTTGATATTTCTGCTTCTTCTCTGACAAAGTATTACCAAGATTTAAGCAGCTATGCTGAAACGAAATAA
- the pepF gene encoding oligoendopeptidase F: protein MEVLPLRKDVAVEETWDLTDLLKNDADFEPTLAQLVDDALHFEQQYKGTITDAQKVIDVLSAFEELQKRFVPIGTYASLSLETDRTNDVAQMRAAKFSTAIGKVSSALSFVRSELLALDEAILQEAAASSPLYKRYLEELLKHKPHQLHPEVEKALAAFSATFDAPYETYNTTKLVDMNFGEFEANGEKHPLSFVLYENDWEFEANTDLRRAAFKAFSSKLRDYQHTTAQVYNTHIQQEKTMADLRGFDSVIDYLLFDQDVDRSLYNRQIDLITKELAPHMRRYATLIQKASGIDHMTFADLKIALDPDYDPKLSMAEAKEYVDKALAVMGDDYNQLMDRAFNERWIDYAPNKGKSTGAFCSSPYGSHPYILMSWNERMNEVFTLVHELGHAGHFANTYEHQSYLNSRPSLYFIEAPSTMNEMLLANYLLTHNDDLRFKRWVISNIVSKTYYHNFVTHLLEAAYQRKVYELVDAGEAVNATILNNLKRSVLEDFWGDTVDITEGAELTWMRQPHYYMGLYPYTYSAGLTISTQVSQRILKEGDTAVQEWLAVLQAGGTKSPVELAQMAGVDITTDQPLRDTIAYIGHLIDELERLTLEIEAVQQQ, encoded by the coding sequence ATGGAAGTTTTACCATTAAGAAAAGATGTTGCAGTAGAAGAAACATGGGATTTAACAGATTTACTAAAAAATGATGCTGATTTTGAACCTACTTTAGCGCAACTGGTTGACGATGCACTTCACTTTGAGCAGCAGTATAAAGGTACCATTACAGATGCACAAAAAGTAATTGACGTGTTATCTGCTTTTGAAGAGCTACAAAAGAGGTTTGTTCCGATTGGCACATATGCAAGCTTAAGCCTCGAAACAGATCGTACAAATGATGTAGCACAAATGCGTGCTGCGAAATTTAGTACTGCTATCGGGAAAGTCAGCAGTGCCCTATCGTTCGTACGCTCAGAATTACTGGCGTTGGATGAAGCAATTTTACAGGAAGCAGCTGCATCAAGCCCTCTTTACAAACGTTATCTAGAGGAACTGTTAAAGCATAAACCTCACCAGCTTCATCCAGAGGTCGAAAAAGCACTTGCAGCATTTAGTGCCACATTTGATGCTCCATACGAAACATACAATACGACAAAATTAGTGGATATGAACTTTGGCGAATTTGAAGCAAATGGCGAAAAACATCCACTAAGTTTTGTCTTATACGAAAATGACTGGGAATTTGAAGCCAATACAGATTTACGCCGTGCTGCCTTTAAGGCCTTTTCAAGTAAGCTCCGTGATTACCAGCATACAACAGCACAAGTGTATAACACGCATATTCAACAAGAAAAAACAATGGCTGACCTGCGAGGCTTTGACTCTGTCATTGATTATTTACTATTTGACCAAGATGTGGACCGTTCACTTTATAATCGTCAAATCGATTTGATTACGAAAGAGCTTGCTCCGCATATGCGTCGTTATGCCACATTAATTCAAAAAGCCAGTGGCATCGACCATATGACCTTTGCGGATTTAAAAATTGCGCTTGATCCAGATTATGACCCAAAATTATCAATGGCTGAGGCCAAAGAATATGTTGATAAAGCATTAGCAGTGATGGGTGATGATTATAATCAATTAATGGATAGAGCCTTTAATGAGCGCTGGATTGACTATGCGCCCAACAAAGGAAAATCAACAGGAGCATTCTGTTCAAGTCCGTATGGTAGCCACCCCTATATTTTAATGTCATGGAATGAACGCATGAACGAAGTCTTTACGCTTGTTCATGAGCTAGGGCATGCTGGCCATTTCGCAAATACGTATGAACACCAATCTTATCTTAACAGCCGACCTTCCCTTTATTTTATTGAAGCACCGTCGACTATGAATGAAATGCTGTTAGCCAATTATTTACTCACACATAATGATGATCTACGCTTTAAGCGCTGGGTGATTTCAAACATTGTTTCAAAAACGTATTATCATAACTTTGTTACACATTTACTAGAAGCCGCATATCAACGTAAAGTGTATGAATTAGTGGATGCTGGTGAAGCTGTCAATGCAACCATTTTAAATAACTTAAAACGCTCAGTTTTAGAAGACTTCTGGGGTGACACAGTCGATATTACTGAAGGTGCTGAACTTACATGGATGCGTCAGCCTCACTATTATATGGGCCTTTACCCATACACATATAGTGCTGGTTTAACGATATCTACACAAGTATCTCAACGTATTTTAAAAGAGGGAGATACAGCAGTCCAAGAATGGCTAGCTGTGTTACAGGCCGGTGGAACAAAATCTCCCGTAGAGTTGGCACAAATGGCAGGTGTTGATATCACAACGGACCAACCGCTTCGTGATACCATTGCCTATATTGGTCATTTAATTGATGAGCTTGAACGCCTCACACTAGAAATAGAAGCGGTACAACAGCAATAG
- a CDS encoding Dps family protein, giving the protein MTQNLNKQLNKLVATWSVLYTKLHNYHWYVKGHAFFTLHAKFEELYNETTLNLDEIAERILSKDGKPVATLKEHLELSYVEEATGNETTEEMVATTISDFQKLMKALNSAMELAAEEGDDRTEDLLNAMYQSLEKHTWMLKAFLDK; this is encoded by the coding sequence ATGACACAAAACTTAAACAAACAATTAAATAAGCTAGTGGCTACATGGTCTGTCCTTTATACGAAGCTGCACAATTATCATTGGTATGTTAAAGGGCACGCGTTCTTTACACTGCATGCAAAATTTGAAGAATTGTATAATGAAACAACGCTGAATTTAGATGAAATAGCAGAACGTATTCTTTCAAAGGATGGCAAGCCTGTGGCAACATTAAAAGAACATCTAGAGCTATCCTATGTGGAGGAAGCGACAGGAAATGAGACAACAGAGGAAATGGTAGCAACGACAATTTCGGATTTCCAAAAGCTAATGAAAGCATTAAATTCCGCTATGGAGCTAGCCGCTGAAGAAGGGGACGATCGTACAGAGGATTTACTTAATGCGATGTATCAATCCCTTGAAAAGCATACTTGGATGTTAAAAGCCTTCCTAGACAAATAA
- a CDS encoding general stress protein, translating into MMNEQNPKIEVAHTRNEMLHILESMRLEGYQQEDIHIIAKDPQQFEDVKWDADVQTHEAGNWVDQFKSWFTGDSAVTEGLKRFNLSEGQIAYYSHLVEQGSIVLYAEHDDDLDTLQTHPETAAEQEERLRNQERMIEAEQYRRFL; encoded by the coding sequence ATGATGAATGAACAAAACCCAAAAATTGAGGTGGCCCATACGAGAAATGAAATGCTTCACATTTTAGAAAGTATGCGGTTAGAAGGTTACCAACAAGAGGATATCCATATTATTGCGAAAGATCCGCAACAGTTTGAGGACGTAAAATGGGACGCTGATGTCCAAACGCATGAAGCGGGTAATTGGGTAGACCAATTCAAATCTTGGTTTACAGGTGACTCAGCTGTTACAGAGGGCTTAAAACGATTTAATCTATCCGAGGGACAAATCGCTTATTATTCGCATCTTGTTGAGCAAGGGAGTATTGTCTTGTATGCGGAACATGATGATGATCTGGATACACTACAAACACATCCAGAGACAGCTGCTGAACAAGAGGAGCGCTTAAGAAATCAAGAGCGTATGATCGAGGCCGAGCAATATAGAAGATTTTTATAA
- a CDS encoding DMT family transporter, whose translation MSIQGKANVLMVIVTMFWGLSYTFMVMGLETLAVYNVVALRCIIAFFVAGLIFYKRMIKVNGKTLKYAAIQGFLLFIVFALSLFGLQSTSASNAGFILSLTVVLVPIFSSFIEKKLPSRAVSFAVICTMIGITVLTAHGSFTFQKGDLLVAIAALCYSIYLLLNSSFTRNVESISYGIYQLGFAGLYALILTFILETPTLPDSTTSWIAILGLGIICSAFCFVGQTVAQQYTSATHTGLIFSLEPIFAAMFAMMFIGEGLTMKLVIGGSFILIGNLVAQLEHFHVLRYIKKDAQEKVIQ comes from the coding sequence ATGAGTATCCAAGGAAAAGCAAATGTATTGATGGTTATTGTCACAATGTTTTGGGGACTATCTTATACCTTTATGGTCATGGGGCTTGAAACATTGGCAGTTTATAATGTGGTGGCATTACGTTGTATCATCGCATTCTTCGTAGCAGGACTTATTTTTTATAAACGGATGATCAAAGTAAATGGTAAAACATTAAAATATGCGGCTATTCAAGGATTTTTATTATTCATTGTGTTCGCGTTAAGTTTATTTGGTCTACAGTCTACCTCCGCTTCAAATGCTGGCTTTATTTTAAGCCTAACTGTTGTATTAGTGCCGATTTTCAGTAGTTTCATTGAAAAAAAATTACCATCGAGAGCGGTTAGCTTTGCCGTTATTTGCACGATGATTGGTATTACAGTATTAACAGCACATGGCTCGTTCACCTTTCAAAAGGGTGACCTATTAGTAGCAATTGCAGCATTATGTTATTCAATTTATTTACTTTTAAATAGCTCCTTTACACGAAATGTCGAATCGATTTCATATGGTATTTATCAACTAGGTTTCGCTGGACTTTATGCACTAATTTTAACATTCATATTAGAAACACCAACGTTGCCAGATTCAACGACATCTTGGATTGCGATTTTAGGTCTTGGAATCATTTGTAGTGCGTTCTGTTTTGTCGGCCAAACTGTTGCACAACAGTACACATCTGCTACACATACAGGTCTCATTTTTTCTTTAGAGCCTATTTTTGCAGCCATGTTCGCCATGATGTTTATTGGTGAGGGCCTAACGATGAAATTAGTCATTGGTGGTAGCTTTATTCTAATCGGTAATTTAGTTGCCCAATTAGAGCATTTTCACGTATTGCGTTATATCAAAAAGGATGCACAAGAAAAAGTTATACAATAG
- a CDS encoding LysR family transcriptional regulator — MSLVKYEILTKVAEVASFTKAADALGLTQSAVSHAVSSLEKEFGFALIHRSRVGVTLTSEGQTMLRAMRQVLDAQELLQQEAAHILGVTRGKVRIGVISSISSNWMPEIIQIMDHQFPGIQVELREGDYYEIEQWLLSGEVEAGFLNGQKSEQYQFMELQQDPLLCIVSHKSPLFHKTEIDIVDLEDMPFIMTSYKGTNDVKVLLEQYHVKPNIRFELSEEVGILSMISHHLGISILPQLVIQNLPPTLKAIPLKQGGYRTIGIAMKHHASPVTKKFAEILSAWLKEQNSSLPS; from the coding sequence ATGAGCTTAGTAAAATATGAGATTTTAACAAAGGTAGCAGAAGTAGCAAGTTTTACAAAAGCAGCGGATGCGCTAGGGTTAACACAGTCTGCAGTGAGTCATGCCGTATCGAGTTTAGAAAAAGAATTTGGCTTTGCCCTTATTCACCGTAGTCGTGTAGGTGTCACACTAACAAGTGAAGGACAGACAATGCTTAGGGCGATGCGACAGGTCTTGGACGCACAGGAGTTATTGCAGCAGGAAGCAGCGCATATTCTCGGCGTTACACGAGGTAAGGTACGTATTGGTGTTATTTCAAGTATTTCTTCGAATTGGATGCCTGAAATTATTCAGATTATGGATCATCAATTTCCTGGGATACAAGTGGAGTTACGTGAAGGGGATTATTACGAAATTGAACAATGGCTTCTAAGTGGTGAAGTCGAGGCAGGATTCCTGAATGGGCAAAAGTCAGAACAGTATCAATTTATGGAATTACAGCAAGACCCTTTATTATGTATTGTTTCTCATAAAAGTCCATTATTTCATAAGACAGAAATTGATATTGTGGACCTAGAGGATATGCCTTTTATCATGACTTCTTACAAAGGGACAAATGATGTAAAAGTGCTGTTAGAACAATATCATGTAAAGCCCAATATACGCTTTGAACTTTCTGAGGAAGTAGGAATTCTATCTATGATTTCACACCATTTAGGGATTAGTATTTTACCCCAATTGGTCATTCAAAATTTACCGCCAACATTGAAAGCGATTCCATTAAAGCAAGGTGGCTACCGAACGATTGGTATTGCCATGAAACACCATGCTTCACCCGTGACAAAGAAATTTGCTGAAATATTAAGTGCATGGTTAAAAGAGCAAAACAGCTCCCTTCCATCGTAG
- a CDS encoding phosphopantothenoylcysteine decarboxylase domain-containing protein, protein MGTLLGKTVLITSGGTLEKWDRVRGHTNLSKGTMGCYLAEAALAAGATVIYMHGYFAQLPENEDKMTLVKFEGIEDLGEKVRHAVQQQQVDIVIMAAAGSDWVIDKVYDQSGNLMEEAGKMPSDEPPIIHFKKAPKVLGQIKGWQPNVTLVGFKLEATNDEEFLLARAKLRMETANAQFMVANSSQSLYGGDEPHWIVPAEGQPIKVMGKQQTAQALMDCLQGD, encoded by the coding sequence ATGGGGACATTACTAGGCAAAACCGTACTCATTACAAGTGGGGGAACACTTGAAAAATGGGATCGTGTACGAGGGCACACGAATTTATCGAAGGGGACAATGGGCTGTTATTTAGCAGAGGCAGCACTGGCTGCTGGTGCGACTGTCATATACATGCATGGTTACTTTGCCCAGCTCCCAGAAAACGAAGATAAAATGACATTGGTTAAATTTGAAGGCATTGAGGATTTAGGAGAAAAAGTTCGTCATGCTGTCCAACAACAACAAGTCGATATCGTCATTATGGCTGCTGCTGGCTCCGATTGGGTCATAGACAAAGTGTATGATCAATCAGGGAATTTAATGGAGGAAGCGGGCAAAATGCCTTCTGACGAACCACCGATTATTCATTTTAAAAAGGCACCAAAAGTTTTAGGTCAAATCAAAGGCTGGCAACCAAATGTAACGTTAGTAGGCTTTAAGCTGGAAGCGACGAATGATGAGGAATTTTTGCTTGCTCGTGCAAAACTACGCATGGAAACAGCCAATGCACAATTTATGGTAGCTAACAGCTCACAATCTTTATATGGTGGGGACGAGCCTCATTGGATTGTCCCTGCTGAAGGGCAGCCAATCAAGGTGATGGGTAAGCAACAGACAGCTCAAGCTCTAATGGACTGTTTACAGGGGGATTAA
- a CDS encoding TetR/AcrR family transcriptional regulator, with product MGNREQTFQKILEVAYVMFAEKGFEKTSLAMIAAEVGISKPAIYYYFQSKDQLISFLFEELYKEIQYDIVVDYKELSPSNFIEKLLKIGYKSIDEQDKDPYFNKIFSQYLLLAARDDHYMQQLLELQSDYLARFYDIFQYAVQLEVLDENANIEAKAHMLAMLYDNIGNFMLTGSQLNYKAIWREAVHSVIQGGKDE from the coding sequence ATGGGAAATAGAGAACAAACCTTTCAAAAAATTTTAGAAGTTGCCTATGTGATGTTTGCAGAAAAAGGATTTGAGAAAACGAGCTTAGCTATGATTGCAGCAGAGGTCGGCATATCAAAACCAGCTATTTATTACTATTTTCAATCAAAGGATCAATTAATTTCTTTTTTGTTTGAGGAACTTTATAAAGAAATTCAATATGATATCGTTGTTGATTACAAGGAGCTATCTCCAAGCAATTTCATTGAGAAATTACTGAAGATTGGCTATAAGTCAATTGATGAACAGGACAAAGATCCTTATTTTAATAAAATATTTAGTCAGTATTTGTTATTAGCCGCTCGCGACGACCACTACATGCAACAGTTATTAGAGCTTCAATCAGATTATTTAGCAAGATTTTATGATATTTTTCAATACGCAGTGCAACTAGAGGTGCTAGATGAAAATGCCAACATAGAAGCGAAAGCCCACATGTTAGCCATGCTCTATGATAATATTGGCAATTTTATGTTAACTGGTAGTCAATTGAACTATAAGGCTATTTGGAGGGAGGCAGTACATAGCGTCATTCAAGGGGGAAAAGATGAATAA
- a CDS encoding DUF418 domain-containing protein has product MNKQLGHRRIEGLDFARALAMLGMFIVNFGVISGSTANGSQWLIQLQSLFEGRASALFVILAGIGTALMTRKAREAKDPILIRQSKLTLWKRALFLFVVGMVLYVVGWTGDILHYYGVYMFLAALLIATSKKTMLFTISAVIIVSQWLQIQFNYLVGWHPKYILLEYIDFWTVEGFMRNLLFNGYHPVFPWISFFLIGMIVGTLDLTNRALRKKLVTVGILLGVIIEIFSKVIIHFSTKYFLDHDSALYLFDTGPIPPNIMYVLSNSASAIVIIVGCMYFVETFKNKVIEAIIKTGQMSLTHYVGHVFIGITVLEVFDLANNPTVAFSMLYACCYFLGCVFFSVWWSTIHQRGPLEKLIRKWSN; this is encoded by the coding sequence ATGAATAAGCAACTTGGTCATCGTCGTATTGAGGGCTTAGATTTTGCAAGAGCATTAGCAATGTTAGGTATGTTTATTGTAAACTTTGGCGTTATTTCAGGTTCAACTGCCAATGGTTCACAATGGCTCATTCAATTGCAAAGTCTTTTTGAGGGGCGCGCCTCTGCACTATTTGTCATTCTAGCAGGAATAGGGACTGCGCTGATGACGCGGAAAGCAAGGGAAGCAAAGGACCCAATTCTTATTCGCCAAAGTAAGTTAACTTTATGGAAGCGTGCTCTTTTTTTGTTTGTTGTTGGGATGGTTTTATATGTGGTCGGATGGACGGGAGATATTTTACATTATTACGGTGTTTATATGTTTCTTGCAGCTTTGTTGATAGCAACTTCAAAGAAAACCATGCTTTTTACAATTAGTGCGGTGATAATCGTTTCCCAATGGCTACAAATCCAATTCAATTATCTAGTTGGGTGGCATCCAAAATATATTTTATTAGAGTATATAGATTTTTGGACGGTAGAAGGTTTTATGAGAAATTTACTGTTTAATGGCTACCATCCCGTTTTTCCATGGATATCTTTTTTTCTCATTGGGATGATTGTAGGTACCTTAGATTTAACCAATAGGGCATTAAGAAAGAAATTAGTTACGGTAGGTATCTTGTTAGGAGTGATTATAGAAATTTTTTCAAAGGTGATTATTCACTTCTCGACAAAATATTTCTTAGATCATGATAGTGCGTTGTATTTATTTGATACAGGACCGATTCCACCAAATATAATGTATGTTCTATCAAATTCGGCTTCGGCTATTGTGATAATAGTAGGTTGTATGTATTTTGTAGAAACTTTCAAAAATAAAGTAATAGAAGCAATCATTAAAACGGGTCAAATGTCCTTAACACACTATGTTGGCCATGTCTTTATTGGCATCACTGTGTTAGAAGTTTTCGATTTAGCAAACAATCCTACAGTCGCTTTTTCGATGCTCTATGCATGCTGTTATTTTTTAGGCTGTGTGTTTTTTTCGGTATGGTGGAGCACTATCCATCAACGAGGTCCACTTGAAAAGCTTATAAGAAAATGGTCCAATTAA
- a CDS encoding YezD family protein codes for MAQSVKVDDKKLEAIAKAIQNLEFGEVHITIQDGVIVQINRLEKQRFPQKK; via the coding sequence ATGGCTCAATCGGTAAAGGTAGATGATAAAAAATTAGAGGCAATTGCCAAGGCAATTCAAAATCTTGAATTTGGTGAAGTGCATATTACGATCCAAGATGGTGTCATTGTGCAAATTAATAGGCTTGAAAAACAGAGATTTCCGCAGAAAAAATAA